In Saccharothrix violaceirubra, the following are encoded in one genomic region:
- a CDS encoding acyl-CoA desaturase gives MFLVKLFAVIPALALAAAVPLAWGWGLGWVDIGLAVFFYTLTCLGVTVGFHRHFTHGAFKATRALRIALAVTGSMAMQGPVIGWVADHRRHHAYADREGDPHSPWLFGTSARSLAKGFWHAHMGWMFQRDMTNPARFAPDLVADTDIRRVDRWFPALTAVTLLAPALAGGLLTWSWWGALTGFFWAGLVRVAVLHHVTWSVNSICHMIGDRPFTARDRSANFWPLAILSMGESWHNSHHADPTCARHGVRRGQIDVSARLIWLFGKLGWATGIHWPQPERLARRLKATTR, from the coding sequence ATGTTCCTGGTCAAGCTGTTCGCCGTGATCCCGGCGCTGGCGCTGGCCGCGGCCGTTCCACTGGCGTGGGGCTGGGGACTCGGGTGGGTCGACATCGGACTCGCCGTCTTCTTCTACACCCTCACCTGTCTCGGGGTGACGGTCGGGTTCCACCGGCATTTCACCCACGGCGCCTTCAAGGCCACCCGCGCGCTGAGGATCGCGCTCGCGGTGACCGGCAGCATGGCCATGCAGGGCCCGGTCATCGGCTGGGTCGCCGACCACCGCCGCCACCACGCCTACGCGGACCGCGAAGGCGACCCGCACTCGCCGTGGCTGTTCGGCACCTCGGCCCGCTCGCTGGCCAAGGGTTTCTGGCACGCCCACATGGGCTGGATGTTCCAGCGGGACATGACGAACCCCGCGCGCTTCGCTCCCGACCTGGTCGCCGACACCGACATCCGACGCGTCGACCGCTGGTTCCCCGCGCTGACCGCGGTCACGCTGCTCGCACCCGCACTCGCCGGGGGTCTGCTCACGTGGAGCTGGTGGGGTGCGCTGACCGGGTTCTTCTGGGCCGGTCTGGTACGCGTCGCCGTGCTGCACCACGTCACCTGGTCGGTGAACTCGATCTGCCACATGATCGGCGACCGGCCTTTCACGGCACGTGACAGGTCGGCGAACTTCTGGCCCTTGGCGATCCTGTCGATGGGCGAGTCCTGGCACAACTCCCACCACGCCGACCCCACCTGTGCCCGCCACGGCGTGCGACGCGGTCAGATCGACGTTTCCGCGCGGCTGATCTGGTTGTTCGGCAAGCTCGGCTGGGCCACCGGGATCCACTGGCCGCAGCCGGAGCGACTGGCGCGCAGGCTCAAGGCCACCACCCGCTGA
- a CDS encoding DUF6307 family protein yields the protein MKTPIHLSAYERRVALVQETLSANSELTRKNARVLAVRVLDALDRIPEKVR from the coding sequence ATGAAGACACCGATCCACCTGTCCGCGTACGAGCGCAGGGTCGCGTTGGTCCAGGAAACGCTGTCGGCGAATTCCGAACTCACCAGGAAGAACGCGCGGGTTTTGGCCGTGCGGGTGCTGGACGCGTTGGACCGCATCCCGGAAAAGGTGCGCTGA
- a CDS encoding DUF5994 family protein, whose translation MTSAPQTPILPPAAAAIERRHLRRLRLRPKAPATGHVDGAWWPCSRDLVTELPALLAVVAVRLGDVLRVSYALSEWNAAPRRLATDTRPVRLEGFHSRPAHTLDLVAADGHRLTLLVVPSNTDPTSAHRTMALAADRDNVQTVDDLLAAGIVQTVSNRHVSDLTYTAIARWEADGGRIPEQTNRCTS comes from the coding sequence ATGACGTCGGCACCCCAGACCCCCATCCTCCCCCCTGCCGCGGCGGCCATCGAGCGGCGGCACCTCCGACGACTGCGGTTGCGGCCGAAGGCGCCCGCCACAGGGCACGTCGACGGCGCCTGGTGGCCGTGCTCCCGCGACCTCGTCACCGAGCTTCCCGCGTTGCTCGCGGTGGTGGCCGTGCGGCTGGGCGACGTCCTGCGGGTGAGCTACGCGCTCTCGGAGTGGAACGCCGCGCCCCGCCGACTCGCCACCGACACCCGCCCGGTCCGACTCGAAGGGTTCCATTCGCGGCCCGCACACACCCTGGACCTGGTCGCCGCGGACGGGCACCGCCTCACCCTGCTCGTCGTGCCTTCGAACACCGATCCCACTTCCGCGCACCGGACGATGGCGCTCGCGGCCGACCGCGACAACGTCCAGACCGTCGACGACCTGCTCGCCGCGGGCATCGTCCAGACCGTGTCGAACCGACACGTGTCGGACCTGACCTACACCGCCATCGCGCGCTGGGAAGCGGACGGCGGCCGAATTCCCGAGCAGACGAACAGGTGCACCTCATGA